The proteins below are encoded in one region of Pirellulales bacterium:
- a CDS encoding trypsin-like peptidase domain-containing protein, with product MLVVCAAQLSQISARADEPTGLAAAVALEDVLMAAIARGEKSVVSIARVADRVVPQGDVLPNFLGRPGAGGQQGPGDPEFVPTAFATGVVVGKGLVLTNHHALALDEKSHFYVTTSSRKTYAATVKAASPYSDLTVLELKESPADEEFVPITFGDGSKLRRGQIVIALGNPYAIARDGQASASWGIVANLQRKTAPAAGDNGTPSRPTLQHFGSLIQTDAKLNLGTSGGALLNLQGEMIGLTTSLAAVAGYEQAAGYAIPVDDAFRETVNKLKEGEERTHGLLGITFRRDEESSVAGVRVDRIYPAGPAVQADIRPNDVITRVNDQPIRDGDDLMLNIGRLPAGSPARITLERGGHVFQREVSLAKFPVQGKVVVTKPAPSWRGLTVDYATALLEYQARVNSGDAPLEPCVIVREVAYESPAWESGLRRGMLISHVGNVRVETPDEFEAAVAAKDDDLALRVVGGQGKLDTITVRATAAP from the coding sequence ATGCTTGTGGTTTGCGCCGCGCAGCTTTCGCAAATCTCGGCACGGGCCGACGAGCCGACCGGCCTGGCCGCCGCAGTCGCGCTCGAAGACGTGTTGATGGCGGCGATCGCGCGCGGCGAGAAATCCGTCGTCAGCATTGCCCGCGTCGCCGACCGAGTGGTCCCGCAAGGTGACGTGCTGCCCAATTTTTTGGGCCGGCCGGGCGCCGGCGGTCAACAAGGCCCCGGCGATCCTGAATTCGTCCCCACCGCGTTTGCCACCGGGGTCGTGGTCGGCAAGGGGCTGGTGCTGACCAATCATCACGCGCTCGCGCTCGACGAAAAGAGCCATTTCTATGTGACGACGTCCTCGCGCAAAACATATGCAGCCACGGTAAAAGCGGCCTCCCCATATAGCGACCTGACCGTGCTGGAACTCAAAGAGTCGCCGGCCGACGAAGAATTCGTGCCGATCACCTTCGGCGACGGCAGCAAGCTGCGTCGCGGACAAATCGTGATCGCGCTGGGTAATCCATACGCCATCGCACGCGACGGTCAGGCCAGCGCCAGTTGGGGCATCGTGGCCAATCTGCAGCGCAAAACTGCCCCGGCCGCCGGCGACAACGGTACGCCCAGCCGTCCCACGTTGCAGCATTTCGGGTCGTTGATCCAGACCGACGCCAAGTTGAATCTGGGGACCAGCGGCGGCGCCCTGCTAAACCTGCAGGGAGAGATGATCGGGTTGACCACATCATTGGCTGCGGTGGCGGGCTACGAGCAAGCTGCCGGTTACGCCATCCCCGTCGATGATGCCTTTCGCGAGACGGTGAACAAGTTGAAGGAGGGTGAGGAACGTACTCATGGACTGTTGGGCATCACGTTCCGCCGCGACGAAGAGAGTTCCGTCGCTGGAGTGCGCGTGGACCGGATCTATCCGGCCGGTCCCGCCGTCCAGGCGGATATTCGGCCCAACGACGTCATCACGCGCGTCAACGATCAGCCCATCCGCGATGGCGACGATTTGATGTTGAACATCGGCCGATTGCCAGCCGGTAGCCCCGCCCGTATTACGCTTGAACGTGGCGGCCATGTATTTCAGCGCGAGGTGTCGCTGGCGAAGTTCCCGGTGCAAGGCAAGGTGGTCGTCACGAAGCCGGCCCCCAGCTGGCGCGGACTGACGGTCGACTATGCCACGGCACTACTCGAATATCAGGCCCGCGTGAACTCCGGCGATGCACCGCTTGAGCCGTGCGTGATCGTGCGCGAAGTGGCTTACGAGAGTCCGGCTTGGGAATCGGGCTTGCGGCGCGGCATGCTGATCAGCCATGTCGGCAACGTGCGGGTTGAAACCCCCGATGAATTCGAGGCTGCCGTGGCCGCCAAGGACGACGACCTCGCCCTGCGCGTCGTTGGCGGACAAGGTAAGCTCGACACGATTACAGTTCGGGCGACAGCCGCCCCGTAG
- the recA gene encoding recombinase RecA, whose translation MLDGNPPLKNALAQIEKQFGEGAIMPLGSEHGAKIQGIQTGSLSLDLALGGQGVPKGRIVEIFGPESSGKTTLALHVVARAQRADGIAAFIDAEHALDPSWAKKLGVELETLLVSQPSSGEEAMQITEMLIKSNAVDVIVIDSVAALVPQKELDGEMGDSHVGLQARLMSQALRKLTGAIAKSKTSVIFINQIREKIGVMFGSPETTPGGRALKFYSSCRIDVRRIGQLKEGEDVVGQRVRAKVVKNKVAPPFRVAEFDMMHADGISYEGDVLDLALLQHLVVRSGAWFRYGDLQLGQGREKTRAYLIENPALVEELKQKIMSAGTAAVAAVAPEASEGAAESPE comes from the coding sequence ATGCTCGACGGCAATCCTCCGCTGAAAAACGCCCTGGCCCAGATCGAGAAGCAGTTCGGCGAGGGGGCCATCATGCCCCTGGGAAGCGAGCACGGCGCCAAGATCCAAGGGATCCAGACAGGCAGCCTGTCGTTGGACTTGGCCCTGGGAGGTCAAGGAGTACCGAAGGGGCGAATCGTCGAAATCTTCGGCCCCGAGTCGAGCGGCAAGACCACGTTGGCCCTGCACGTCGTGGCCCGGGCCCAGCGTGCCGACGGCATAGCGGCCTTCATCGATGCCGAGCACGCCTTGGACCCCAGCTGGGCCAAGAAATTGGGCGTAGAGCTGGAAACGCTACTGGTTAGCCAGCCCAGCAGCGGTGAAGAAGCGATGCAAATCACCGAGATGTTGATCAAATCGAACGCGGTGGACGTGATCGTGATCGACTCGGTGGCCGCTTTGGTGCCGCAAAAAGAACTCGACGGTGAAATGGGAGATTCGCACGTCGGTCTGCAGGCACGCCTGATGAGCCAGGCGCTGCGCAAGCTGACGGGCGCCATCGCCAAGAGCAAAACCTCGGTGATCTTTATCAACCAGATCCGCGAAAAGATCGGCGTCATGTTCGGCAGCCCCGAAACCACGCCGGGTGGCCGTGCCTTGAAGTTTTATAGCTCCTGCCGCATCGACGTACGGCGGATCGGCCAGCTCAAGGAGGGAGAGGACGTCGTGGGCCAGCGGGTGCGGGCCAAGGTCGTGAAAAATAAGGTCGCACCGCCATTTCGCGTAGCAGAGTTTGATATGATGCATGCCGATGGCATCAGCTACGAAGGGGACGTGCTGGACCTGGCTTTGTTGCAGCATCTGGTCGTCCGTTCCGGTGCCTGGTTCCGCTATGGCGACCTACAATTGGGTCAGGGACGCGAGAAAACCCGCGCCTACCTGATCGAGAACCCGGCACTCGTGGAAGAGTTGAAGCAAAAAATCATGTCGGCGGGCACGGCCGCTGTGGCGGCAGTTGCCCCCGAGGCATCGGAGGGGGCGGCCGAAAGTCCTGAATAA
- the thpR gene encoding RNA 2',3'-cyclic phosphodiesterase — protein sequence MQRSVRTFIAVEISSEVRIRTGRLIARLAATGADVRWVKPEQMHLTLKFLGDVDLREIPDVCAAVERAVSPLPPFSLRIAGTGAFPNATHPRTVWLGADEGAEEIAELEERIAIALQDLGFPREQRRFRPHLTIGRVRRADQGMSELAQLLEEHKDYLAGVIDVDEVVTLSSELDRSGPTHEPLATAGLQGD from the coding sequence ATGCAGCGTAGCGTGCGGACCTTCATCGCCGTCGAGATTTCCTCCGAAGTTCGAATTCGGACCGGCCGGCTAATCGCCCGCTTGGCCGCCACGGGGGCCGACGTGCGTTGGGTAAAGCCCGAGCAGATGCACCTGACGCTCAAGTTTCTCGGCGATGTCGATCTGCGTGAAATCCCCGACGTGTGTGCGGCCGTCGAGCGGGCCGTTTCGCCGCTGCCGCCATTCAGCTTACGAATCGCAGGAACGGGAGCCTTTCCCAATGCGACCCACCCGCGCACCGTGTGGCTGGGTGCTGACGAGGGAGCGGAGGAAATCGCCGAGCTCGAAGAGCGCATCGCCATAGCTCTACAGGACCTAGGCTTTCCTCGCGAGCAGCGCCGCTTTCGTCCGCACCTGACTATTGGGCGAGTGCGCCGTGCCGATCAGGGAATGAGCGAGCTCGCACAACTGTTGGAAGAACACAAAGACTACCTGGCAGGCGTCATCGACGTCGACGAGGTAGTGACGCTATCGAGCGAGCTGGACCGATCGGGCCCGACCCACGAGCCGCTGGCCACGGCCGGCCTGCAAGGGGACTGA
- a CDS encoding PfkB family carbohydrate kinase: MSLLVWGSVALDSVETPTAKRDNVLGGSAVFFSYSASYFTSAMLVGDVGEDWPAEHTALLNARKVDTRGLNVLSGEKTFRWSGKYLPNMNDRETLEVHLNVLGKFDPIIPEEFRRSRFVFLGNGSPTIQRKVLEQMPEAELVVADTMDLWINIQHDELLDLFKRIDGLVLNDSEARLLTKEENLVRAGQAVRKMGPKFVVVKKGEHGAIFFGENETYVMPAYPTPDVIDPTGAGDSFAGGMMGYLAEQRKSDPETLKTALAYGTVVASFAVEDFSLERLKKIERVDIEHRMRDYRRMLSF, encoded by the coding sequence ATGTCTTTATTGGTTTGGGGATCCGTGGCGCTCGACAGTGTCGAGACGCCGACGGCGAAACGCGACAACGTGCTGGGCGGCTCGGCTGTGTTCTTCTCGTATTCGGCCAGTTATTTCACCTCCGCCATGCTGGTCGGCGACGTGGGCGAGGACTGGCCTGCCGAGCACACCGCGCTTTTGAATGCCCGCAAGGTCGACACGCGCGGCCTGAACGTGCTATCGGGCGAGAAGACGTTTCGTTGGAGTGGCAAGTATCTGCCGAACATGAACGACCGCGAAACGCTGGAAGTACACCTCAACGTGCTGGGCAAATTCGACCCGATCATTCCCGAGGAGTTTCGCCGCTCGCGCTTCGTTTTCTTGGGAAATGGCTCTCCCACGATTCAGAGAAAAGTCTTGGAGCAGATGCCCGAGGCCGAATTGGTCGTGGCAGACACCATGGACCTGTGGATCAACATCCAGCACGACGAACTGCTGGATTTATTCAAGCGAATCGATGGCCTGGTCCTCAACGACAGCGAGGCCAGGTTGTTGACCAAGGAAGAAAACCTGGTCCGCGCGGGGCAGGCGGTTCGTAAAATGGGCCCGAAGTTCGTCGTGGTCAAAAAAGGGGAACATGGCGCGATATTCTTCGGCGAGAACGAGACCTACGTCATGCCCGCCTATCCCACGCCAGACGTGATCGACCCGACCGGCGCCGGCGATAGTTTTGCCGGCGGCATGATGGGCTACCTGGCCGAGCAGCGCAAGAGCGACCCCGAAACGCTCAAGACCGCCCTGGCCTATGGCACGGTGGTGGCCAGCTTTGCCGTCGAGGATTTTAGCCTGGAGCGCTTGAAAAAGATCGAGCGCGTCGATATCGAGCATCGCATGCGGGACTATCGGCGCATGCTCAGCTTCTAA
- a CDS encoding NAD(+)/NADH kinase, producing MTRTDAAAAPAQRERLRVVVLGSGDRPSIREPAEALRSVIAAHADIVRWDLAFAESLADVDADLAIVFGGDGSILRAAHQMAYRQLPVLAVNLGRLGFLADLSTEKFLEALPQVCRGDYHVIEHLMFECTIEHEGKVICRHLGLNEVAVLAGSPFAVLDIHLYVDAELVTTYSCDGLIVSTPVGSTAHSLSAGGPILRKDMQAFLVLAISPHTLTNRPVVDSADRRYEVVVTRPHDGTAVVVDGRVVHNLVAGDSVRVQRAEPRFKLVEIPGHGYYRTLREKLGWGGQLHLGDR from the coding sequence ATGACTCGGACCGATGCCGCCGCCGCGCCCGCTCAACGAGAACGCCTTCGCGTGGTGGTGCTCGGCTCGGGGGATCGCCCGAGCATTCGCGAGCCGGCCGAAGCGCTGCGATCCGTCATTGCGGCCCATGCCGACATCGTCCGTTGGGACCTGGCCTTTGCCGAATCGCTCGCCGATGTCGACGCCGACCTGGCCATCGTCTTTGGCGGCGATGGATCGATCCTGCGGGCCGCACATCAGATGGCATACCGGCAGTTACCGGTCTTGGCGGTAAACCTGGGCAGGCTGGGTTTCCTGGCCGACCTGTCCACCGAGAAATTTCTCGAGGCGCTGCCGCAGGTCTGTCGGGGCGACTACCACGTCATTGAACACTTGATGTTCGAATGTACGATCGAGCACGAAGGGAAAGTCATTTGCCGGCACCTCGGGCTCAACGAGGTTGCCGTTCTCGCCGGCTCTCCGTTCGCCGTGCTCGACATTCATCTGTACGTCGATGCGGAATTGGTCACGACCTATAGCTGCGACGGCCTGATCGTTAGTACGCCGGTCGGCTCGACGGCGCACAGTTTGTCGGCCGGCGGCCCAATCTTGCGGAAGGATATGCAAGCATTCTTGGTGCTAGCAATCAGTCCGCACACGCTGACCAACCGTCCGGTCGTGGACAGTGCCGACCGTCGCTACGAGGTGGTTGTCACGCGACCGCACGACGGCACGGCCGTGGTGGTCGACGGGCGCGTGGTGCATAACCTGGTCGCCGGCGACTCGGTCCGCGTGCAGCGCGCAGAGCCCCGTTTCAAGCTGGTCGAAATTCCCGGACACGGGTATTATCGCACCCTTCGCGAGAAACTCGGTTGGGGCGGGCAACTGCATCTGGGTGACCGATAG
- a CDS encoding leucine-rich repeat domain-containing protein, which yields MLDESQAIGKLELLGAKVQRDDKLSNGPVIRIDFRASARLSDRFLFLLKSFPRLTTLHLYGTAITDSGLGKLRELKALTTLTLGETSITDEGLKEIGELAGLISLGLGNAPITDLGLKEIGRLKHLKSLYLAETAITDEGLKEIRELVDLTNLDLQHTEVESVGSLAGFKNLTSLTLNNTPLTDDGLKGLSELENLTTVGLSYTQITDTGLKALSGLKRLRVLDLRGTQVTDAAFLEGLKDLNVLYLDNSAATDAGLKQVGRLTNLRALLAGNTPIKDAGLQELGNLTRLQTLGLSDTRITDTGLKALSGLSSVTSLGLGGTDITDTGLKELGGFTNLKSLDLQNTKITDAGLKGLASLTNLTTLYLQFTQITGAGIKDLQGLENLTALLLSDTPITDEGLKGLSGLKSLKSLALGRTEITDAGLKEISGLVNLTSLRLFDNQITDAGVKQIMGLKNLTTLYLGGTQITDAGLKDLETLKNLTQLFLRNTPGITDAGLKHLQDSLPNAQITR from the coding sequence TTGCTGGACGAATCGCAGGCCATCGGGAAACTCGAATTGCTGGGCGCCAAAGTCCAGAGGGACGACAAGCTATCGAACGGTCCCGTGATTCGCATCGACTTTCGCGCCAGTGCCAGACTGAGCGACAGGTTCTTGTTCTTACTCAAGTCGTTCCCGCGACTGACGACGCTCCATCTCTATGGGACTGCGATCACGGATTCCGGTTTGGGGAAACTCCGGGAACTGAAAGCTTTGACGACGCTCACCCTGGGCGAGACCTCGATCACGGACGAAGGGCTAAAGGAAATCGGTGAGCTCGCGGGCCTGATCTCGCTGGGGCTTGGTAATGCACCCATTACGGATTTGGGACTGAAGGAAATAGGTCGCCTCAAACATTTGAAGTCGCTGTACCTCGCCGAAACCGCGATCACCGACGAGGGGCTGAAAGAAATCCGCGAACTGGTAGATCTGACGAACCTCGACCTTCAGCATACCGAGGTCGAAAGTGTCGGCTCGCTTGCCGGCTTCAAGAATTTGACATCGCTTACTCTCAACAACACTCCCCTGACCGATGATGGTCTGAAGGGGCTGAGCGAACTTGAGAACCTGACAACCGTCGGCCTCAGCTATACCCAGATTACAGACACGGGATTGAAGGCTTTGAGCGGCCTCAAACGCCTGAGAGTCCTCGACCTGCGTGGCACGCAGGTTACAGATGCCGCCTTCTTGGAAGGCCTGAAAGATCTGAACGTCCTCTATCTCGACAACTCCGCAGCCACCGACGCGGGGTTGAAGCAAGTAGGCCGCCTGACAAACCTCAGGGCACTCCTCGCCGGCAATACCCCGATCAAAGATGCCGGCTTACAGGAACTTGGCAACCTCACACGCCTGCAGACGCTCGGTCTCTCGGATACCCGGATTACGGATACCGGATTGAAGGCGCTGAGCGGTCTCAGTAGCGTTACGTCGCTCGGTCTCGGTGGCACCGACATAACCGACACGGGGTTAAAGGAACTGGGCGGTTTCACAAATCTAAAGTCGCTCGATCTACAAAACACCAAAATCACCGACGCAGGTTTGAAGGGACTAGCGAGCCTCACAAACCTGACGACGCTCTATCTGCAATTCACCCAAATCACGGGCGCGGGCATCAAGGACCTGCAGGGCCTCGAAAACCTGACGGCGCTCTTGCTCAGCGATACACCAATCACCGATGAGGGCTTGAAAGGACTCAGCGGACTGAAGAGCCTGAAATCGCTTGCTCTCGGCAGAACCGAAATCACGGACGCTGGATTGAAAGAAATCAGTGGCCTCGTGAATCTCACGTCACTGCGATTATTTGACAACCAGATCACGGATGCTGGCGTGAAGCAAATCATGGGTCTAAAGAATCTGACCACTCTTTACCTCGGCGGCACCCAAATCACCGACGCGGGCTTGAAGGATCTCGAAACGCTAAAGAATCTGACGCAGCTTTTCCTGCGTAACACGCCAGGCATCACGGATGCCGGCCTAAAACACCTTCAAGACTCTCTGCCGAACGCGCAGATTACGCGGTGA
- a CDS encoding DJ-1/PfpI family protein has translation MNTLARAIQFSCRLAGSLVVTWLLMPTLALAAPGEELAVASTAPAAQAKETRTLGVVLYPRFELLDVYGPVEMFGNLGKRLKVVMVAETAGSVASAQGPQVVADFAFADCPQLDLIMVPGGFGTLTELKNDTLLEWLRTRAPQAEIVMSVCSGSALLAKAGLLDGHRATSNKKWFQMAVGNGPHVEWVKEARWVEDRDRVTSSGVSAGMDMSLAVIARLYGAAVAEQIADGTEYQWHRDANVDPFAKFAK, from the coding sequence ATGAACACGCTAGCACGAGCAATTCAATTTTCGTGTCGGCTGGCAGGTTCGCTGGTGGTCACTTGGTTGTTGATGCCGACTCTGGCGCTGGCGGCGCCCGGGGAGGAACTCGCTGTTGCGTCCACTGCCCCCGCCGCCCAGGCCAAAGAGACGCGCACGCTAGGCGTCGTACTTTATCCTCGCTTTGAGCTGCTGGACGTTTACGGACCGGTCGAGATGTTCGGCAATCTTGGCAAGCGCCTGAAGGTGGTCATGGTGGCCGAGACGGCCGGCTCCGTGGCCAGCGCCCAAGGACCGCAAGTCGTCGCCGACTTCGCCTTTGCTGATTGCCCGCAACTCGATCTGATCATGGTCCCCGGCGGCTTCGGCACGCTCACCGAACTCAAGAATGACACATTGCTCGAGTGGTTGCGGACGCGTGCGCCGCAGGCCGAGATCGTGATGAGCGTTTGCTCGGGCTCGGCGTTATTGGCCAAGGCCGGCCTGCTGGATGGGCATCGCGCAACGTCGAACAAGAAATGGTTTCAGATGGCCGTCGGCAACGGTCCGCACGTCGAGTGGGTCAAAGAGGCCCGCTGGGTCGAGGACCGCGATCGGGTGACATCGTCGGGCGTGTCGGCTGGTATGGATATGTCGTTGGCCGTCATTGCCCGGCTTTATGGAGCCGCGGTGGCCGAGCAAATTGCCGATGGGACCGAGTACCAATGGCATCGCGACGCAAACGTCGACCCGTTTGCCAAGTTCGCGAAATGA
- a CDS encoding ABC transporter permease, which produces MVITWISALGDIMLFGTRTMLWLVSRVPQRETLLPNFYQIGVLSLPVVALTGTFIGMVLAVQSYSQFRVVNLETRLGAIINMSLVRELGPVLAATMLAGRVGSAMAAELGTMRVTEQIDALSSMGANPIQYLVVPRFLGCLVLIPTLTVMADFMGVVGGWFYSTQMLGIDNHHYWENSQKFVGAFDLFGGVFKSLFFGAAIALISCHRGFHCDPGAEGVGRAAYSAFVNSFVVILILDFGLGVMLDRLYYMLWPHGVSFL; this is translated from the coding sequence ATGGTGATCACGTGGATCTCGGCGTTGGGTGACATCATGCTCTTTGGCACGCGGACCATGCTGTGGCTGGTTTCGCGCGTGCCACAGCGCGAAACGCTGCTGCCGAATTTTTATCAAATTGGCGTGCTGAGCCTGCCTGTGGTGGCATTGACCGGCACCTTCATCGGCATGGTGCTGGCCGTACAAAGCTACTCGCAATTTCGCGTCGTGAATCTCGAGACGCGACTCGGTGCGATCATCAATATGTCGTTGGTCCGCGAGTTGGGTCCGGTGCTGGCCGCCACGATGCTGGCCGGCCGTGTCGGTAGCGCTATGGCCGCCGAGTTGGGCACAATGCGCGTCACCGAGCAGATCGACGCCTTGTCGAGCATGGGCGCGAACCCGATTCAGTATCTGGTGGTGCCAAGATTCCTCGGTTGCCTGGTGTTGATTCCCACGCTGACCGTCATGGCCGATTTCATGGGCGTGGTCGGAGGTTGGTTTTACAGCACGCAAATGCTGGGCATCGACAACCATCACTATTGGGAGAACTCGCAGAAATTCGTCGGCGCGTTCGACCTGTTCGGCGGCGTTTTCAAGAGCCTGTTCTTCGGAGCCGCGATTGCCTTGATCAGTTGCCATCGCGGCTTCCATTGCGACCCCGGTGCCGAAGGGGTTGGTCGCGCCGCATACAGCGCATTCGTCAACTCGTTTGTCGTCATTTTGATACTCGACTTCGGCTTGGGGGTCATGCTCGACCGGCTGTATTACATGCTCTGGCCACACGGAGTTTCCTTCCTATGA
- a CDS encoding ABC transporter ATP-binding protein, which produces MTLATRQIASTSPWPKWVATRDQRILVSAKPITAEQKTRKLVEIHDLSVQFGRQRVLRNITLDVPRGQTLGLIGESGCGKTVLLKTIIGLVHPTRGQVLFDGVDLSHMSDKELTRQRIRFGFLFQQAALFDSMNVEQNVAFPLRQHSGKSHEEIRDIVLKRLAEVGLPETALVKKPAELSGGMRKRVGLARALALDPEIMLYDEPTTGLDPIMSDVINELIIRTRERYTVTSIVVTHDMHTARKVADRVVMLYPLSRLEADAPQVIYDGKPQDLDDCDDNRVSQFVKGEAGERLMEMRELAARKDN; this is translated from the coding sequence ATGACACTCGCAACTCGACAAATCGCCAGCACATCACCTTGGCCCAAATGGGTCGCAACTCGTGACCAACGGATACTAGTGAGCGCTAAACCCATCACCGCCGAGCAGAAAACCCGCAAACTGGTCGAGATCCACGACCTGTCCGTGCAGTTCGGACGGCAACGGGTGCTGCGCAATATCACGCTCGACGTTCCGCGGGGCCAGACCCTGGGATTGATCGGCGAAAGCGGCTGCGGCAAGACCGTACTGTTGAAGACCATCATTGGGCTGGTACATCCGACGCGCGGGCAGGTGCTGTTCGACGGTGTCGATTTGTCGCATATGAGCGACAAAGAACTGACCCGCCAGCGCATTCGCTTCGGTTTCTTGTTCCAGCAAGCGGCCTTGTTCGACAGCATGAACGTCGAACAAAACGTGGCCTTTCCCTTGCGGCAGCACAGCGGCAAGTCGCACGAAGAGATTCGCGACATTGTGCTCAAGCGGCTGGCCGAGGTCGGGCTGCCGGAAACGGCGCTCGTCAAAAAACCGGCCGAACTCTCGGGCGGCATGCGCAAGCGCGTCGGCCTGGCCCGCGCTCTGGCGCTCGACCCGGAAATCATGCTCTACGACGAGCCGACGACCGGACTCGACCCGATCATGAGCGACGTGATCAACGAGCTGATTATCCGCACGCGCGAGCGCTACACGGTCACTAGCATCGTCGTCACGCACGACATGCACACGGCCCGCAAGGTGGCCGACCGCGTGGTGATGCTGTATCCGCTGTCACGTCTGGAAGCGGACGCCCCGCAAGTGATTTACGACGGCAAGCCACAGGATCTCGACGATTGCGACGACAACCGCGTGTCGCAGTTCGTCAAGGGCGAGGCGGGCGAGCGGCTTATGGAAATGCGCGAACTAGCAGCCCGCAAGGACAACTGA
- a CDS encoding MlaD family protein produces the protein MDERVVQFRVGVMVLASFIIAGILVVLFGSLPNVTTPTKTVYIIFHQALGVSRETPIRKSGVLIGRVTEVELNENGVLVTADITAKDKVYTNDICQVSNSLLGGDAVIQIVGSNEKLPRDPIEDGSRLVGIATPDPLQAFGNLEGTLAEAVKSVATTSDEIGRLARRVSDLLENNDEQIARVASKAEETIDSIRAVTENANSVIGDVNTQEKLKQALNDLPDVIHDTREAVNGFKTTLQAADRNLQNMEGLTRPLGQRGPQLVESIDRTAQKLDRVLSEMQIFTEHLNDPNGSLGQLMSDPQLYRRVSSAVANVETLTRQLQPVVRDAREFSNKIARHPELLGVSGALRGSTGAKQGLFGAQGETGQDMVCPPSASAPIWTPMTR, from the coding sequence ATGGACGAACGCGTCGTTCAATTTCGGGTGGGCGTGATGGTGCTGGCGAGCTTTATTATCGCCGGCATTCTGGTGGTATTGTTTGGCTCGCTCCCTAACGTCACCACGCCGACGAAAACGGTCTATATTATCTTCCACCAGGCGCTGGGAGTCTCGCGCGAGACGCCGATTCGCAAATCCGGCGTCCTTATCGGCCGCGTCACCGAGGTCGAGCTGAACGAGAACGGCGTGCTGGTCACGGCCGATATCACGGCCAAGGACAAGGTGTACACGAACGACATCTGCCAAGTCAGCAACTCGCTACTGGGGGGCGACGCGGTGATCCAGATCGTGGGATCGAACGAAAAACTTCCCCGCGACCCGATCGAAGACGGCAGCCGGCTGGTCGGCATCGCCACCCCTGACCCCTTGCAAGCCTTCGGCAATCTGGAAGGCACTTTGGCCGAAGCCGTGAAGAGCGTGGCCACGACCAGCGACGAGATCGGCCGTCTGGCGCGGCGCGTTTCCGACTTGCTGGAAAACAATGACGAGCAGATCGCACGCGTGGCCAGCAAAGCCGAGGAGACGATCGATAGCATTCGAGCCGTCACCGAAAATGCCAACTCCGTCATTGGCGACGTCAATACGCAGGAAAAGTTGAAGCAGGCGCTGAACGACCTGCCCGATGTGATTCACGACACGCGCGAAGCGGTCAACGGCTTCAAAACCACGCTACAAGCGGCCGACCGCAATCTGCAAAACATGGAAGGTCTGACCCGCCCGCTTGGACAGCGTGGGCCGCAACTCGTGGAGTCGATCGACCGCACGGCGCAGAAGCTCGATCGTGTGCTTTCAGAAATGCAAATCTTTACCGAACACTTGAACGATCCCAATGGCTCGTTGGGGCAGTTGATGAGCGATCCGCAACTCTACCGGCGCGTCAGCTCGGCAGTGGCCAATGTCGAGACCCTCACTCGGCAGTTGCAACCCGTGGTGCGTGACGCCCGCGAATTCTCCAACAAGATCGCGCGCCACCCCGAGTTGCTAGGCGTGAGCGGTGCGTTGCGCGGCAGCACGGGGGCCAAGCAGGGGTTGTTCGGCGCGCAAGGCGAAACGGGCCAGGACATGGTCTGCCCCCCTTCGGCATCCGCGCCCATCTGGACGCCGATGACCCGTTAG
- a CDS encoding PEGA domain-containing protein: MTIRSNPPGAYVYVDNYPIGVTPVATDFVYYGKRQFRLVADGYETLTVDQKVRAPWYQWFGIDFISENLVPYNIRDEQTLNFQLVPQQIPSIPELTARGEELRTSTQAQRYVAPVPPPQQPPPGTYGGPPIGPPGVPPATVAPPGAMPPIGPPGTRVPAPSTGQPIYTMPPPSGPGVNVPPPAYGPPPGAMPPPGAIPPPQQLSP; the protein is encoded by the coding sequence ATGACGATCCGCTCGAATCCCCCGGGAGCATACGTCTACGTCGATAACTATCCGATCGGCGTGACGCCGGTGGCGACCGATTTTGTCTACTATGGCAAGCGGCAGTTCCGCCTGGTGGCCGACGGTTATGAAACGCTTACGGTTGACCAGAAGGTGCGTGCCCCCTGGTATCAATGGTTCGGCATCGACTTCATCAGCGAAAACTTGGTCCCGTACAATATTCGCGACGAGCAAACGCTGAACTTCCAATTGGTGCCCCAGCAAATTCCCTCGATTCCCGAGTTGACTGCGCGCGGCGAAGAGTTGCGCACGTCGACGCAAGCGCAACGCTACGTGGCGCCGGTGCCGCCGCCGCAACAGCCTCCACCGGGGACGTATGGCGGGCCGCCGATAGGACCGCCGGGTGTGCCGCCCGCTACGGTGGCGCCGCCGGGCGCCATGCCGCCGATCGGGCCACCAGGCACGCGCGTACCAGCCCCCTCGACGGGTCAGCCGATTTATACGATGCCGCCGCCGAGCGGCCCGGGAGTTAACGTCCCGCCGCCGGCCTACGGGCCGCCACCAGGCGCCATGCCCCCGCCGGGCGCGATTCCGCCGCCGCAGCAGTTGTCCCCCTAA